In the genome of Bacteroidota bacterium, one region contains:
- a CDS encoding DinB family protein, with protein MKELLLKQIQFEHWANTTLLASMKTANPLDARALFLFSHILSASNMWLSRVNGTPITTALFQERDLAECEALIHENTKNWIEFINKTDEAEFKKILEFILPVDGSQRRIRVQDGILHVVHHSSYHRGQIVTKLKGTVETLPLVTYIIYAIENLD; from the coding sequence ATGAAAGAATTACTATTAAAACAAATACAATTTGAACATTGGGCCAATACTACTTTGCTGGCTTCTATGAAAACCGCCAATCCATTAGATGCAAGAGCCCTCTTTTTGTTTTCGCATATTTTATCGGCCAGTAATATGTGGTTAAGCAGGGTTAATGGCACACCTATTACTACTGCCCTGTTCCAGGAAAGAGATTTAGCCGAATGTGAAGCTTTGATACACGAAAACACCAAAAACTGGATTGAGTTCATCAATAAAACGGATGAAGCTGAATTCAAAAAAATACTGGAGTTTATTTTACCTGTTGACGGAAGCCAAAGACGTATCCGTGTGCAGGATGGTATTTTGCATGTGGTGCACCACTCCTCATACCACCGTGGCCAGATTGTTACCAAACTAAAAGGTACGGTAGAAACCCTGCCACTGGTTACCTATATTATTTATGCTATTGAAAACCTTGATTAA
- a CDS encoding VOC family protein, whose amino-acid sequence MTPEVNAINWFEISVSDISRAKKFYETIFGIEMPVQEMMGMQMAFFPGENGNGKVGGALVQSNSHKPSMDGAKIYLNGNPDLDNALSKVATAGGKVVMPKTHIADDIGHMAFFIDSEGNNVALHSNN is encoded by the coding sequence ATGACACCAGAAGTTAATGCAATTAATTGGTTTGAAATATCGGTAAGCGATATTTCACGCGCCAAAAAGTTTTACGAAACTATTTTTGGTATTGAAATGCCTGTACAGGAAATGATGGGTATGCAAATGGCCTTTTTTCCCGGTGAAAACGGGAACGGAAAAGTGGGCGGAGCCCTGGTACAAAGCAATTCGCATAAGCCTAGCATGGATGGCGCTAAAATATATTTAAATGGGAACCCCGATTTGGATAATGCTTTAAGCAAAGTAGCAACAGCAGGCGGTAAGGTAGTAATGCCTAAAACACATATTGCCGATGATATAGGCCATATGGCATTTTTTATTGACAGTGAAGGAAACAACGTAGCTTTACATTCTAACAATTAA
- a CDS encoding YciI family protein, producing the protein MKDFLLIFRMDVNTPQPQLSPDEIQAMMKPWQDWMGSIAAQNKLVDQGNRLEPNGRVVKPNNIVTDGPFVEIKEAVGGYTIIKAASFDEAVEISKGCPILHVGGHVEVRAIIPMD; encoded by the coding sequence ATGAAAGACTTTTTATTGATTTTTAGAATGGATGTAAATACACCACAACCGCAATTATCGCCCGATGAAATACAAGCTATGATGAAACCTTGGCAAGACTGGATGGGTAGCATAGCTGCACAAAACAAATTGGTTGACCAGGGTAATAGACTAGAGCCTAATGGCCGTGTGGTTAAACCGAATAATATAGTAACCGATGGCCCTTTTGTAGAAATAAAAGAAGCCGTAGGTGGTTATACCATTATCAAAGCAGCATCGTTTGACGAGGCGGTAGAGATTTCCAAAGGCTGCCCTATTCTGCATGTTGGCGGACACGTAGAAGTACGAGCCATTATACCGATGGATTAA